In the Colletotrichum higginsianum IMI 349063 chromosome 7 map unlocalized unitig_7, whole genome shotgun sequence genome, one interval contains:
- a CDS encoding Aspartyl-tRNA synthetase, with product MAPFITANGDDNYDTEVKARLDHKIAPRVSVEELSHDDGLTQLSALGEVALGRIATFDARIHSVNDTDTTDAVNILLRDGGLFAFGSIKLKDVDDETAETAHSLTAESLVRVSGPVIAHRKTHGRDEITASIEINKLKIISAAKTGLAKGLVSHRAPGEDSEQRESGLDGISLNDRLDNRVLDVRVASTASIFKIFSGVHELAVEYLSGRGFHWTPTPSLINYKIPGDDDYFSVPYFAGKDAWLTQTGEVHLGMALSADLDRIYDVHPVFRRERNVSTRHLTEFISLEVAFIVKHDWEEILELTESTILFIIHNLQERQKHKSELDVARRLYPSAGGFRLGLDAKGRLIRITFKEAKRILRETIGRQTDDQKDFSREEEAALGHYFAGDNSGLGPATDLFVITHYPRHLRPYNFFPAAGDESATNSFDIIMRGQEACTGLQLIHAHAELRRAMLARDPPIDPDSDMWRPFVEAYEAGAPPQGGFGSK from the exons ATGGCTCCCTTCATCACGGCCAACGGAGATGACAACTACGACACGGAAGTCAAAGCACGCCTGGATCACAAGATTGCACCACGTGTTTCAGTAGAAGAA CTCTCACACGACGATGGCTTGACTCAGCTAAGCGCTCTGGGCGAAGTTGCCCTTGGGCGTATTGCCACCTTCGATGCCCGCATTCACTCTGTGAATGATACAGACACTACGGACGCCGTGAACATCCTTCTTCGTGATGGCGGTCTCTTTGCTTTCGGTTCGATCAAACTGAAAGACGTCGATGATGAGACGGCTGAGACCGCGCACTCGCTGACAGCCGAGTCACTCGTGCGGGTCTCGGGACCCGTCATTGCACACCGTAAAACTCATGGCCGGGACGAAATCACGGCTTCAATTGAGATCAACAAACTGAAAATAATCTCGGCAGCCAAGACGGGCCTCGCCAAGGGGTTGGTATCCCACCGAGCCCCGGGGGAGGACTCGGAACAGCGCGAGTCTGGCCTGGACGGCATATCCCTCAACGACCGCCTCGACAATAGAGTCCTTGACGTCCGAGTCGCCTCCACTGCTTCCATCTTCAAGATCTTCTCGGGCGTCCacgagcttgccgtcgagTATCTCTCCGGCCGCGGCTTCCATTGGACTCCCACGCCGTCCCTGATCAACTACAAGATCCCCGGGGACGACGACTACTTCTCCGTCCCCTATTTCGCCGGGAAAGACGCGTGGCTGACGCAGACTGGCGAGGTGCACCTGGGCATGGCGCTGTCTGCCGACCTGGACCGCATTTATGACGTGCACCCCGTGTTCCGCCGAGAGAGGAACGTGTCAACCCGACACTTGACTGAG TTCATCTCCCTCGAGGTCGCATTTATAGTCAAGCATGACTGGGAAGAAATCCTGGAACTGACCGAATCCACCATCTTGTTCATCATCCACAACCTACAGGAGCGGCAAAAACACAAGTCTGAGCTTGACGTTGCGCGCCGATTGTACCCTTCAGCGGGAGGGTTCAGACTGGGTTTGGACGCCAAAGGCCGCCTGATCCGCATCACGTTCAAAGAGGCAAAACGCATACTCCGAGAAACCATTGGACGGCAAACGGATGATCAAAAAGACTTCTC gagagaagaagaagcggccCTCGGCCACTACTTCGCCGGCGATAACtccggcctcggcccggcGACGGACCTCTTCGTCATCACGCACTACCCGAGGCACCTGCGGCCGTACAACTTCTTCCCCGCCGCGGGGGACGAGTCCGCGACCAACTCGttcgacatcatcatgcGCGGCCAGGAGGCGTGCACCGGCCTGCAGCTCATCCACGCGCACGCGGAGCTGCGCAGGGCCATGCTCGCCCGCGACCCGCCCATCGACCCGGACTCGGACATGTGGCGTCCCTTCGTGGAGGCGTACGAGGCCGGCGCGCCTCCCCAGGGCGGCTTTGGGAGTAAGTGA
- a CDS encoding Drug resistance protein: MSVNVPPGDGTTISGGGIPVPNAANANVGAAADHKEVPPQQSSGGDFDEEAADEEDAESFPKLSRWRSILLTAVISTAGLLTVLNVQSVVILLPSMSAEIGIPAARQQVVVSIYNISTGSLMLLWGRIADIYSRRLVYLAGSSLFTVSNLCLPFTKYEIPFHIVRFLQGMGAAAIIPSGIGIIASTFPRGKARNNAYVCISAVASVGSVLGNIFGGVIGSLLSWEWVFWIPAILAAVATVLAYFVTNTPHLRSSSADAAAARSGKGVDWIGGVLVSSSLVLLLAAFTQANVIGWSTPWIPPLIVGSVLLLAAFCFWQHRLEKLNDRAKEPLVRVSMFRNLQFSALFVLVGCFYASFNSFLVFVTFFYQDYLALGEIDTTLRFLPAGIAGFLISFAVSPALSRIRAFYILVLGLACSVISPFIMAVPIPPSTSYWAYGFPAMCLCLSIEVVWPVVSLLIAARLSTADQGMGSGLLQSVNNVGRALGLAIATAVQTKTQGFDEADVDTFEGSAGFLYGVRAAQWTNVGLAATALCIAVAFFRDLGRA, encoded by the exons ATGTCCGTCAACGTGCCTCCGGGCGATGGCACCACAATATCCGGCGGCGGGATCCCCGTCCCGAACGCGGCAAACGCAaacgtcggcgccgctgccgatCACAAGGAGGTTCCGCCCCAGCagagcagcggcggcgattTCGACGAGGAGGCTGCCGATGAAGAGGATGCCGAGAGCTTCCCCAAGTTGTCCAGATGGAGGAGCATACTTCTGACGGCTGTTATTTCCACAGCCGGACTACTGACC GTCCTCAACGTGCAATCAGTAGTCATCTTGTTGCCCTCCATGTCCGCCGAGATCGGGatccccgccgcccgccagcaggtcgtcgtctccatctACAACATCTCAACGGGCAGCCTGATGCTGCTCTGGGGCCGGATCGCCGACATCTACAGCCGCCGACTTGTCTATCTCGCCGGCTCCAGCCTCTTCACCGTGTCCAACCTCTGCCTGCCCTTCACCAA ATATGAGATTCCCTTTCACATCGTCCGCTTCCTCCAGGGcatgggcgccgccgccattaTCCCCTCGggcatcggcatcatcgcctcGACCTTCCCCCGCGGCAAGGCCCGCAACAACGCATACGTCTGCATCTCtgccgtcgcctccgtcgGGTCTGTCCTGGGCAACATCTTTGGAGGTGTCATCGGCAGCCTGCTGTCCTGGGAGTGGGTGTTTTGGATCCCTGcgatcctcgccgccgtcgccaccgtGCTGGCCTACTTCGTCACGAACACGCCTCACCTCCGCTCGTCATccgccgacgcggcggcggctcgcAGCGGCAAGGGCGTGGACTGgatcggcggcgtcctcgtctcGAGCAGtctggtgctgctgctggcggcctTCACCCAGGCCAACGTCATCGGCTGGTCGACGCCCTGGATCCCGCCGCTCATCGTGGGATCcgtcctgctgctggccgccTTTTGCTTCTGGCAGCACCGCCTTGAGAAGCTGAACGACCGGGCCAAGGAGCCCCTGGTGCGGGTTTCCATGTTCAGGAACCTGCAGTTCTCGGCGCTCTTCGTCCTGGTGGGATGCTTCTACGCCTCGTTCAACAGTTTCCTGGTTTTTGTCACGTTCTT TTACCAGGACTACCTTGCACTGGGAGAGATCGATACGACTCTGCGCTTTCTCCCTGCCGGTATCGCCGGGTTCCTGATATCCTTCGCCGTGTCCCCGGCCCTCTCTCGCATCCGCGCCTTTTACATCCTCGTCTTGGGGCTGGCCTGTAGCGTCATCTCCCCGTTCATCATGGCCgtccccatcccccccaGCACGTCCTACTGGGCGTACGGGTTTCCGGCCATGTGCTTGTGCCTCAGCATCGAGGTCGTCTGGCCCGTCGTCAGCCTGCTTATTGCCGCTAGGCTGTCCACCGCCGACCAGGGGATGGGGAGCGGGCTCTTGCAGAGCGTCAACAACGTCGGACGCGCCCTGGGCCTTGCGATCGCTACTGCGGTTCAGACGAAGACGCAGggcttcgacgaggcggacgtCGATACGTTTGAGGGCTCTGCCGGGTTTCTTTACGGCGTGCGGGCTGCGCAGTGGACGAATGTCGGGTTGGCGGCCACGGCGCTGTGTATCGCGGTGGCTTTCTTCCGGGACCTGGGGCGTGCCTGA